The sequence CATTGATTGTTATTGCCTTTGTTTTATTCACATAAAGTTTTAGTTTACATATAGTTTACAGACTATCATTCAGCCGCGCAATACATTCCTGACTAGAACTTCCGGTCATATATAGTAATGTATCATCTGCAAATTGACAAATTTGTACACCATCCTGTAATATATTTTCCATATCGTTTATGCATATTAAAAATAGTAGCGTGCCAAGTACTGCGCCTTGAGGTATGCCTAACATTATTCTTGCTGGATCTGATACACTTTCCGATACTTTAGTGCACTGACATCTGTTACTTAAGTAACTTTGAAACCACCGGTATTCGGCTCCCTTAATTCCGTACTGCCTcattttttctaacaaaattccTCTATCATTTGATTCAAATGCTCGCTTGAAATCCAAGAAAACAGCCACTATACATTTCCCGTTGTCTATTTCTGACTTCCAGTATGAAATTACTAGATTTATTGCCGACACACAGATATGACGTTGTCGGAATCCCGATTGCTTTTCCGATATTAGCCGATTATTCTCCATGTAGCCTTCTAATTGTTTATGCACCACTTTTTCAAGTATTTTACTTGCGGTCATTAACATATTGATGGGACGAAACTCTTCAGGATTTAGCGCGTTTTTAACTTTTGCTACTGGTACCACCATTGaagttttccatttttttggaaattctccCAGTTCGAACGACGCATTAATAATTTCAAGGAGGATTGGGCCAGCACATCAAATTCACATAGTATTATTTTTGGGGATATCAAGTTATAGTCTTTCTTGTTATTCATTGCTTTGTGTATACTCTTGAGCTCATTTAATTctaatttcttaaatttaaattgtttatcACAAGGCTTTACGTTGTTTATATATGTCACATTGGGTATATTTCTATTCAGCTCTTCAAcaaattctataaaaaatttattcagtTCGTTAGCGATTTCCAACGGGTTTTTTATCTCTATGGATTTCACCATAATTTTGCTAATTTCTGTCCTCTCTTCGTTCAGGATAAATTGTTTTATTGTTCTCCACATCGTCTTTTGCTCATTCGATGCATCAACCCTCTTCGAAATGTAACTGTTTCGCGCATTTCAAGTTCTTTGGAATACCTATTTCTGTACTGTTTATAGTCCTGCCACTCTGCCTGGGAGTTGCTTCATTTTGCTGATTTatataattcaattttatttttttcatttggaGCAGATTAGCACCAAACCACCCATCAAAGTTTCTTTTTTGTGTAACCGTTCTAGGcgtaataatttttttgatagGATCCTTTATTTTTTCACTGAAAATGTTCACAGATCCGgtaaattatgtacatatgtcaattttcgaaaattttgactTTGCTATTTCTTCAGCAAATAGAATATTGTCAAAGCGGAACTTttttgatgtatgtatattggaacgattttccgtcatcccttgtcaaatttggttttgagacaaaccggtttcggcgttgtgccatcatcagtgtcgatttcgaaccggtttgtctcaaaaccaaatttgacaagggatgacggaaaatcgttccaatatacatcatttatccaccctgtcggaaaatcaaccaaacaagataagtcggAACTTTTTTATTACTTTCACGAGCTTATTGCATTTTTCCTGccttatttttataataattttaatggactgattttatttatttatttattttttttttatttatttatttgttagtctacaaattttacaattaatcagactaaatatgaatgaatgaatgaatataaatgcggattacagtgtaaaattaacaagcatacatagtgagcaaaattatattataaaatatgtatatatatatattattgaatcagttgtcgggatggactgtgatgccgagcaacggaattcattatcagtgctgtcggaatggacgtgatttcgagcagctgatgtatatttaacacacaatgagtagggctgtgacgtgtgggaggttggaaaggacgtgattccaagccacccgcccaaagtaactattgattattagtgctgtcggaatggacgtgatttcgagcagctgatgtatatttaacacacaatgagtagggctgcgatgtgtgagaggttggaaaggacgtgattccaagccacccacccaaagtAACTagagcaggtaacagatttagtttaacatgtgattttgaaacagttatcgagttcaaggcagtgagtgtatatttttttatactgtaaagtgtgtcgcaagtatcaatattattgcagtgattattgaaatcttgacacagacaacgaagaggttcatgcatttgaaaattcgatctacatgtatttaaatataacGGTTGGAAATActgagagggcctaaaagggacattaaacatcacctcgccaagcagaaatggactgtttatcatcccccttaatagttttaccataaataaaacgccaagcatctccctacggctctgtagtgaaggcagctgtaaaagttttaaccggctgcaatagggcggtaggttccttgatggatcccagggcaaatgatttaaagcaaagagcaaaaattgcttctgaaccgattccaatttttcgctatgaacatgataacgcgggttccagataatggaagtatattccaatataggtcttactaacgataaaaaaaaagagttttagtgacataggggtcattgaattcctttgaccacctttttacgaaagccaaagtgcctctagccctattcacacacgattcgatatgtaatttgaagtccagtttagggtccattataacgccaagatcagtaaagtttgtgacttgcttaatggtataatcgcctatcatgtactgataggttttaaaagatttcctcgtacaacacataaacttgcacttcggtaaatttagtgacatgacgttcacgaCCACGTGAGTGATACCACGTTATCCAGATCcaattgaagaagtgccctatcttcaggtgagcgaatgggcataaccagtttgacatcgtcagcgtacagcagcggtatgcagcgcttcaaaacatttgggaggtcattaatgaagagcagaaacaacactggaccaaggtgactgccctgtggaactccGGAAGATACATAgatgaattcagacaagcaattgttaaacacaacggtttgctttctacctacCAAGTACGAAGAGACCCATAGATGGCGTTAACcttggcgcttcccaaggcagtcggttctatgtgccggagcgactcgggatttttcccgaccaaggactatcatttcagtgtgaccccatctaatttgttgcgtccctcccacaaattgtcatcctcccagcagctccttgcagcaggactgctccatattgtcttactccgggaaggcatcgaatccgtctcctgaccccggtcctgagaaatggttttgctgtatctgccggaaaagaatctttttaggacggtcatactctgttcagtgtgtctcgtgtaagggatggttgcatcggacaggttgttctgggcttgatcccaaaacccgacgtccacgtaacttttataaatcttttgtggctccttgctgttcacgcccaagggagtcccgtagtctacgcctaagcgccccccgctaccttccagcagccccgctgctcagcaagccacaacaagtacccgctgctgctcttttccagcagcaatcgtgtaggtgagggaaacagactcttagtccgtacatccgtttgcaccgtttgccagtacagaatatatatgtttgcgacatccgcccaatgcagctcctgccttgggtggtgccactttcctagatgttctggtctccgcgacggcaaccccccgacgggtttcattgcgccatgttgccaggtcgcaaacccaaatcatccgtgtaccccaatgcttgcccaaggacgcccagtcccatggccacaacagcaattgcgtcctggccttccacaacccaggcgtagtcacccgtcacttactcccagagtggcggtgtctacccttatgcacttcagaattctgcagttaaactgtaatggactaactgggaagattacggagatagtcgatttcatgaagcggcacaacataagcattgctgcgattcaagagactaaactcacagcaagatctgcattgcagacctgctctgggtataatgtccacaggaaagaccgcgagggcggaaatggaggcggcctcgcgttttatcatacaccactctgtgcaatattatatatttgatcctggcatcgacagcagggacaatgtcttagaacgtcaaggcctatctgtccggtcaggctatgcaaacctagaaatcatcaacatctacatccctcctgccacctgttgccccagtggataccgccctaatatcagagccttactcactggcaacaatcgcattatcttaggcgatttcaatgcccatcacgatctatggcactcaaactagcgggcggacagtaggggtgagatgttggtggatctacgttctgcacaataaacggagacgctcccacacgtatggtaggaagctgtcacagtttgccagatatctcaatcgtgagcgcagaactcgtaaattgcgtcaactggcagccgatggtaacattggcatccgacaacttgcctatacttatttcgctcgagcgtaccgccgacttcatcgtcaccgaaaaatgcactttcataaacttcaataaaggaaagtgggaagagtataaatcttttacagacaaccgctttgatgcctccctatcccgactgatgcccgccaaggggagcgtgccttccgtaaggttgaatccgcctcggcatgtttcattcccgccgggagaatttccgaaatccggcccacttcccggcggaggccgcaaacttagcgagagaacgtgaccttataagacagcttgatccaggcgacccccaaataagggatataaaccaacgcatcagattgcttgtggacgaacacaagcgggcaaaatgggaggagcacctaagaggttgtaacctctctaccggtgtgggtaaactttggtccaccgtaaagtccctatcgaatccaactaagcacaaagacaaagtttccatcgcctttggcgacaaagtgctgtcggatgcgaaaaaatgcgcgagcgctttctgccgacaatatataacgattcctacggtcgacaaagatagacggagagccaatagacacgcacataaacacaaattcaacgcgtcaccaatcaccatcaccgctaaagaggttgaggacgccattggtcgcgctaaacaatccaaagcagtgggcccagacggcatagccatgccgttgctaaaaagcctagggaaagagggtttcaaatatttagcgcatgtcttcaacctgtctctttccgcctttgtcatacccgagaaatggaaaatggcaaaggtggtcccgctactaaagcctgggaaaccagctaacatagaagtcgtatcgtccgatatctctcctatcgccagtagcaatgacgcttgaagccattttgctcccttatttccaagaaaatttgcagctagcctctcatcagcatggcttcagaaaactccatagcccaggtccaaagatcgatgagctatgcaataaaataaacggctacctccctgatttctccagttttttcgcctcgcgaaacctggcattatcactgactaaatcttccgcgaccttatttacaacatggacgtcccacaagtcgaccactttgaacatccacgtcgatagcactactctaccgactgtcctacaccccaaaatcttgggtgtgacgtttgatcaggatccacattttggtgagcacgcagccgcaattgttccgagaattcagagccgtaacaaaatcttcaaatccctcgctggcagtacctggggaaaagataaagaaacgctcatgaccacatacaaagcaattagctagccgattacgtgctacgcgtcacccatatggtcgccaagcctaaaaattacccactggaagaagctacagtcctgccaaaatactgctctcagaattgccacgggctgtctttttatgtccccagaaaaccatccgcataatgaggcgagaatactccccatcaaacagagaaatgagatgctgaccaaacagttcctgttgaatacccagaaacctgagcatcccaacagacatctgattgatgaaccaacaccgcctaggggcttaaggagtcatctccttaagcattttgaggaaatacggcacctgagaacccagccgtatgaagcgaaaaaacacaagcaggtccttggtgaactccataaacaggcgtcggacctttatgccgggaattgcccggtgaatccagtacttaaagaaaagtatccaaaactcgcggaagaggaacgcatactccccagggaaacgcgtgtcattcttgatcaacttcgttctggatactgtaacaggttaaactcttacctatccagaatcaaccccgacatacaaaatgtatgccccgtttgcaatgtgtttccacatgacaccaaccatccctttaattataatgtggaaccaacgcctctaacacccctttccttatggtccatccctgttgaaacggcaagtttccttggactcccgttagaggatattgatgacaatttgtgatcggtcgcggctgttaggtggggcgaagcattgctacaacaacaacaacaacaacaaccttggcTTCGGCTTTTGAGATATTAGTCAAGGCGTAGGTAACGACAGTGACTCCTTctagtggcgaaggtagctttgatatgtagaagttaaacaaaagtggggataggacaccaccctgttgcaccccttgtttaattcttcttggttttgatgttgcgttcctgaactgcaccgatgcctgccgaccacctagataatttgtggtccaccttttaagacttggggaagTGTGgaaccttccaggtcttgcagtaacgtgccatgggtGACCGTAtcaaaaagcttttgacaggcttaacgcaacgagtactgtcctatgatgggggttttaatttaaaccgcaatttatctgggtgctaatggcatttagcgtggtgtTTGTGCTATGTAGGTTTCAAAAGCCGTGCTGATGATACACTAGttgcacatttttttaaagtagggaagcagaatggcttcaagtgtcttcgctactggcgatataggagagatatcgggcgataagaatctcgtatgttagctggtttcccaggttttagtagcgggaccaccttggccattttccatttttcggggatgactaaggtggaaagggacaggttgaggacatgtgctaaatatttgaaactctcTTTACcctcggcatggctatgccatctgggcgctttcgatggtttagcatgaccgatggcatcctttggcggtgatggtaattggggacgcgctgaatttatgtttatgtgcgcgtgtGTTGGCCCGCCGTTTAACTTTGtgaaccgtagaatgcattatatattgtcggcaaaaagcgctcaagcattttttcgcatccggcagCACTTTATCGTCGTAGGCGATgcaaattttgtcattgtgcttagacggattcgatatggACTTTACAACactgccgtttgatccaggcaagcataagcaggcccttagccaaatTCACAGAATCGGTtaacgcctttgtcaggacgcgcccggtgaaccccgttattaatatgcaatatcccacccttgcagaagaagaaatcacactaccaagggaaacacgagtcaccctggcccaacttcgttctggatattgtaacaggttaaactcttacttgtccagaatcaaccccgacatacaaaatatatgccccgcttgcaaaatgtcccaacatgacaccaaccatctctttaactgtaatgtggaaccaacgcctctaacaccccttttattatggtccacccctgttgaaacagccagtttccttggacttccgttagaggatcttgatgacaatttgtgaggggtcgtgcccattgagtggggcgaagcactgttaatacaacaacaacatagggtGTACCAAAGCTTTCCCACaccagcagagaggttacaatacCCTAAATGTTcctcccatttcgtccgcttgtgttcatacacaagcaatctgatgcgttggtttatatcccttatttggaggtcgcctggatcgagctgccttataaggtcacgttctctcgataaatttgcggcctccgccagaaaatgaggccggatttcgggaataaaacgagccgaggccgattcaatgaccttgcggaaagcgcgCCCACTTGGCGAGCGTCAATGTGTTAGTTGCTACAACAAACTTTTTATGACAATAGCGGGAGAGGTGCCAGCTTCATAAGGCCAGGGGTTTCTGGGCTCTTTTCATTCCTCTCGCTAATAAATTTTCGCTTAATCTACTATTCAATTTTACCCGTCTCGTAGCACAGCAACTCTGTCATCTTTAGTAACCCTCCAACTATTTTACCAACTCGATGAATGTCAGCCGTTACTGTCTTTGGTCCTTAAAGATTTTGGAATTGCAATTGATGTTGATGctttgtctttatcgctacaacatcccTTGCCGGTTATAAACCAGATACCTTCGGGTAATAACCACCCATATGATACGCATTAGCTCATAGTGTCTTCGTATTTTCAGACCTATGCTTACCTCAAAGTGTTGTCCTGCAGCTTGCTCCTCAGACAAGAATTTGTGTTCAATATTGCCTAAACGATATTTACGTAATTTTTCGGCCACTTCTACACGGTTACGGAAGGCTTTGTCTAATTCTTTCAATGGTATTAAGTACTCTTCGGATCTCCCACTCCTAACATCTGCTATTTGTTGTTCGTTTTGTTTGTAACGCTCTTGATAGTATAGTTCACGTAGCTGATCAAATTGCAACTCAAGACTTGCtacaaaatgaataaaaaaattttaaatgcactttccggattcaaccatttcaacgtaCCAATATCCTCGACATATTCCGTTCTACGTCTTTCCATTTCAATGGCATCCATTTCTGATGAGTCATCTGACTCCATTTCATTGGCTTCTTCATCTGTAGAGTCTCGTCCCTGACTGGAATTGGAATGCTCAGACTCCGCCCCAGAAACATCGCCGTCGCTTGCATCACCCTCATTTTTTACAGGCATTTTGTTGGCACTAAATTGTTATCGGCACAGGCCAAAATAGAATTAGCTTATTTCTAAAGGATT is a genomic window of Eurosta solidaginis isolate ZX-2024a chromosome 4, ASM4086904v1, whole genome shotgun sequence containing:
- the Brms1 gene encoding breast cancer metastasis-suppressor 1-like protein — protein: MPVKNEGDASDGDVSGAESEHSNSSQGRDSTDEEANEMESDDSSEMDAIEMERRRTEYVEDIASLELQFDQLRELYYQERYKQNEQQIADVRSGRSEEYLIPLKELDKAFRNRVEVAEKLRKYRLGNIEHKFLSEEQAAGQHFESEKKLLLDQMEEDIMEKIRRLEEDRHNVDISWSDWAVDRRASKVRGPGRKKAVTVTGPYIVYMLREEDIMEDWTTIRKALKRSAATAVATAVVS